The sequence CACGTCGTCGCCAGAACGAGGATCATCCGTCGGGGTGGCGATAGCCATGCGGCGCTATCAGTCTCGCGAGATGGAGGACTAGAATGAATTATCCGCATCAATCGGGAGAGAAATTGTGGAACTTCACATGGATTCCCATCATTTCACACGCGGCCAGCCTGACTGGCGGGCCGCCGTGCTGGCTGGCGTCATCGCGGGCGTCGTGTTCCTGGCGTTAGGGGTTATCCTGATGGCACTGATGGCGGGCGCAAGTCTGCTGGAGCCTCCACGCATGGTCGCCGCGATCATGCTGGGACGAGGCGCATTGCAATCGCCGCAAGCATTCTCAATTGGCATCGTGCTCGCGGCCTTTGTGGTGCATTTTGCCCTTGCCATCGTATTCGCGCTTATCCTCGGTCTGATCATGGCGTCATTCAACCTTGACTCGAGCATGGGGATGGCTTCACTGACGGGTGGCGCTTTCGCTGCAGCCGTTTACCTGATTAATTTCTACGGCATGACAACGTTTTTTCCGTGGTTCGCAGAAGCACGCAACTGGGCCAGCCTGTTCTCTCACATCGTCTTCGGTATCGTGGCGGCGAACATGTACATGAGACTGGAGCGCAACACATCCCGCGGGGTCAAGGCGGACGCGGGCGGCCCATCGTAGTCCGGTGCCGTGTTGATCGACCGGTCTCCAGAGCAGAAAAGGCTCGCCGTCTCTGAAGGCAATGCCTGCGAGCAACGGCTTGATCTTTTCGGGGCCGTCGATGGGGTGCCACGTTTTTCTCCCATTTGCGCGTGCGCGTGGTTCGATGACGGACGATCGCGAACACAAGGAAATGCGGCGCCAGGTTTTCTTGGGTTCCTCGATCAGCTTGAATACCAGCCGTCCAAACGCTTGACCGGCCTGAAGTCGTCACGCGGATTTTGCCGAACCGGCTTTCGACCGACGAAAGCGACCGGTTGGGGCGCAACAGGCGACGCGCAAGGCGGCGCTGGAGAACCGCGGCGCGGCGGCGCAAGCCGCCGCGCTGAGCCGCATTCTCGGGGCGTTGGCCGACCGGATCGCCGCGTCGGTCGTCGCGCGCTGACAAGCTGGGAATGCCGATACATCCCGTCATTCGACGAGGGGCGGCGTCTCGAACGTGTGATACTTACGGAGGCAGAGCGGGCAGCGCGGCACGCCCATTGCGCGTCACGAATGGCTCCACGACGCGGGACTTTCGATCATGTACGCATACTTCAGGCGGTCGTACGGGCCTGGCTCTTTCGGCGGCGAGGGAGGTGTGCCGAGTCGCGAGTGGCGCATGAAGCGCAACTGCTCCCTCACGCCGCGGCAGTCGCTCGCCGCGACTGTGTTCCTCATGGCGCTCGGCCTCGCGATCGGCGTGATAGCGGCATTCGCATTCGGCGCGTGGCTCGCGCTGCCCTTCTCGGTGCTTTGCGCCGTTTCCGTCGGCATCGCCTTTATCGCCTACTCCAGGCACGCGACGGACGGCGAAGTGCTGACGTTCGCGCCCCCGTTCGTGATCGTCGAAGTACACGAGCGCGGACGCCGCACGTTGCATCGGATGAATGCTGCCCGCTTGGCCGTGTCTCTCGGCGACAGCGACGGCGCCGTCTACCTTTGCGACGGCTGGCAGCGTATTCCCGTCGGAAGGCAACTGCCTGCCGCCGCCCGCGCGGAGTTCGTGCGTCAATTGCGCCGCTATATCGTGGCCGGCTGTTGACATGCCGGCCGATGATCGCCCGGCATGTCTGATCGGCCTCACAGCAACACGCCGAGCGCCCCGACGATGCCGATGCCGCACGCGATGCTCACGCCAATGATCGGCGCCACGCGAAATGCGCCGCGCACTCGCTCTGCAGCGGGCAGCACAGTGCCGCTCGCCAGCGCGATCAGCTGTCCTGCAACCAACGGCAGCAGCAAAGCGTTGAGCACCTGGGCGGCGATGTTGAGCGACAGAGGGTCCGGCACGCGCGCAACGAACACCGCACTGCGATCACCGTTGACCCGGTAGAACCATCGCGCCTCGAACGGATGCAGGACCAGTGAACGGCGCTAGCCCGCGATTTCACCGAAGCCCCACGCGAGGGCGAGGGACGACACAAGCGCCGCCACCATCGTGGCGCCGAGCGCGCGCATACGTCGGCGCGGATTCTCAGGGAATAAAAAACCCCGTAAGACCTTGATCTTACGGGGTTTTTTGGAATGCTGCGGCTCTTGCCGGAACATTTTCTGGTGCCCAGGGCCGGAATCGAACCGGCACGCCTTGCGGCGGGGGATTTTGAGTCCCCTGCGTCTACCAATTTCACCACCTGGGCTTATTCTCGATCGCCGTGCTTATGGACCACGCTTACGGTCGCGCATGACGGAAGACGGCGATTATGTCGGAAAACGGCGAAACGAGCAAGTTCGCCGGTTTGCACCCTCCGGCGCGGGGCCGAAGGGCGCTCGGGCCCACTCACTGGCTCAAGTAGACAAACTTCCCATTCTTGATGACACCCATCACGCTCGCGCGCTGATCGAGCCCGACGTGATCCTTCGCGCTCGTATTGACGACCCCGTTCGGCGCCACGAGCTCATGCGCGTTCTCGAGTTCCTGGCGCAACGCGACGCGAAACGCGGGCGTGCCGGGCTGCGCGGTTTTCAGCGCCCGCGCGACCGCGTCCTGAAGCCGCGGATAGACGCCCGCCGCGTCCCCGGCGAACTGCGTGACGGTGTCGGGCCCGTACTTCGCCTCGTAGGCATCGACGAACGCGAGCGCCGCCTTTTTCGCCGGATGATCGGCCGGCAGCGTGCGCGCGACCACGACCGGCTGCGTCGGAAACAGCGTCCCTTCGACATCCTTGCCGCCCAGCTTGATGAACTCGGGCGTCGCGATGCCGTGCGTCTGATAAATCGGCCCCTTGAAGCCGCGCTCCACGAGCGTGCGTTGCGGCAGCACGGCCGGCGTGCCCGCGCCCGCGATCAGGATCGCGTCGGGCTTCGCCGCCATCAGCTTGAGCACCTGCCCGGTCACGCTGGTATCGGTACGGTTGAAGCGCTCGCTCGCGACGATCTTGATGTGCCGCAGCTCAGCGAACTTCGAAAACTCGTTGAGCCAGCTATCGCCGTAGCTGTCGGCAAAACCGATGAAGCCCACGGTCTTCACGTTGTGGTTCGACATGTAGCGCGTCATCACGTCGGCCATTGCGCTGTCGGTCTGCGCCATCTTGAACGCCCACATGCGCTTGCCTTCCTGAGGCTCCACCACCGACGCCGAGCCGATCAGCGTGATCATCGGCGTCTGGTATTCGGAGACCGGATCGAGCGCTGCAAGCGCCGCCGGCGTGACGTTGGGCCCGACGATCACGTCGACCTTGTCTTCGGTCACGAACTTGCGGATGTTGCGCACGGCGGCGCCCGGGTCCGAGCCGTCGTCGAGGATCAGGTATTGCGCGTTCTGGCCGGCGATCGTCTTCGGCCACATCAGCATCGCGTTCTTGCTCGTGATGCCGATCGTGGCGGCGGGGCCGGTCGTGGACAGGTCGATGCCGACTTTGATATCGGCGTGCGCGGCAGCGCTCAGTGCGAGCGCGGCCAGCGCGAGCGCACCGCGCAGTTTCTGGGACAACGCCATGTAGGTCTCCGGACTAAGGATGCGAAAAGGATGCGAAACGCGGGAAATGAAAGCAGAAGACAAAAAGCGCTGCATTGAGGCCGCAACCCCCCCGGAAGCCGCGGCCCTCGAGCCTCAAAGCTCGTAGCTTTCGTGCTCGCCCTTCAACGCCTGTTCGATCAGCTTGCGATTGAGCGTCGGCGACAGCAGCTCGACGAGCGTATACACATAGCTGCGCAAATACGCGCCCTGCTTGAGCGCGACGCGTGTGACGTTGCTGCCGAACAGGTGGCCGACCGGCATCGCCCGCAGGTGCCGGTCGCGCTCGCCGTTGAACGCGATGTCGGCCATGATGCCGACGCCGAGCCCGAGCTCGACATAAGTCTTGATGACATCGGCGTCGATCGCCTCGAGCACGATGTCCGGCACGAGGCCGCGCAACTGGAACGCGTGGTTGATCTTCGAGCGGCCCGCAAACGCGTTGTCGTAGGTAATCAGCGGAAACTGCGCGAGATCGTTCAGCGACAGCAGCTTGCGCTCGAGCAGCGGGTGGTCGGCAGGCATGACCGCCACGTGGTGCCACTGGAAGCAGGGCAGCGACACCAGCTCCTTGTAGCCCGCGATCGCCTCGGTCGCGATCGCGAGGTCGGCCTGATCGTGCATGACCATTTCGGCGACCTGGGTCGGGCTCCCTTGCAGAATCGAAAGGTGGACCTTCGGGAAGCGCTTCTTGAATTCGGCGATCGCGGCAGGCAGCGAGTAGCGAGCCTGCGTGTGGGTGGCGGCGATCACGAGATTGCCCTGGTCCTGCGCGGCGAAATCCTTGCCGACGCGTTTCAGGCTCTCAACCTCCTGAAGAATGCGCTCGACCGACGCCAGGATGATCCGCCCAGGCTCCGTCAGCGACCGCACGCGCTTGCCGTGGCGCGTGAAGATTTCGACGCCGAGCTCGTCCTCGAGCTCGATGATCGCTTTCGACACCCCTGGCTGCGACGTATACAGCGCCTTGGCCGCTTCGGTCAGGTTGAAGTTCTGGCGGACGGCCTCGCGGACGAAGCGAAACTGGTGCAGGTTCATTTATAACCCTTCCGCATATGCAAACAAGTTTTTAGTCGTTTGAAATATAAGGCCAGTTTATTACGATCACCGCAGGTTTTTCAATATCGATATCTGTATTTGTCATTAGCAAATGAGCAGGCGGTCTAAACGGCCGACGCGTTTGCGAATCGACAGCTGTTTCGGACGCTGCGTGGCTAGGACGCAGCGTGGCACATAGACACTGGGGTCCCCGAATGTACCAATACGATCAGTACGACCAGACACTCGTCGAC comes from Trinickia violacea and encodes:
- a CDS encoding DUF2244 domain-containing protein, with amino-acid sequence MKRNCSLTPRQSLAATVFLMALGLAIGVIAAFAFGAWLALPFSVLCAVSVGIAFIAYSRHATDGEVLTFAPPFVIVEVHERGRRTLHRMNAARLAVSLGDSDGAVYLCDGWQRIPVGRQLPAAARAEFVRQLRRYIVAGC
- a CDS encoding ABC transporter substrate-binding protein, with the protein product MALSQKLRGALALAALALSAAAHADIKVGIDLSTTGPAATIGITSKNAMLMWPKTIAGQNAQYLILDDGSDPGAAVRNIRKFVTEDKVDVIVGPNVTPAALAALDPVSEYQTPMITLIGSASVVEPQEGKRMWAFKMAQTDSAMADVMTRYMSNHNVKTVGFIGFADSYGDSWLNEFSKFAELRHIKIVASERFNRTDTSVTGQVLKLMAAKPDAILIAGAGTPAVLPQRTLVERGFKGPIYQTHGIATPEFIKLGGKDVEGTLFPTQPVVVARTLPADHPAKKAALAFVDAYEAKYGPDTVTQFAGDAAGVYPRLQDAVARALKTAQPGTPAFRVALRQELENAHELVAPNGVVNTSAKDHVGLDQRASVMGVIKNGKFVYLSQ
- a CDS encoding CysB family HTH-type transcriptional regulator codes for the protein MNLHQFRFVREAVRQNFNLTEAAKALYTSQPGVSKAIIELEDELGVEIFTRHGKRVRSLTEPGRIILASVERILQEVESLKRVGKDFAAQDQGNLVIAATHTQARYSLPAAIAEFKKRFPKVHLSILQGSPTQVAEMVMHDQADLAIATEAIAGYKELVSLPCFQWHHVAVMPADHPLLERKLLSLNDLAQFPLITYDNAFAGRSKINHAFQLRGLVPDIVLEAIDADVIKTYVELGLGVGIMADIAFNGERDRHLRAMPVGHLFGSNVTRVALKQGAYLRSYVYTLVELLSPTLNRKLIEQALKGEHESYEL